CGTCGACCGCCAGCAGGTTGTCCTCCACCTGGGCGGCGCGCGTCGCTCCGGTGATCACGCTTGTGATCTGCGGCCGGCGCAACAGCCATCCAATGGCCAATTGCGGCAGGCTTACCCCCAGCTTGTCGGCGACCTTCTTCAGTCGATGGGTCTTCTCAAAGTTGTCCTGGGTGAGGATGCCCTTCAGCCAGGCGTACTTGCGCAGCGACAGGCGAGCGCCCTCCGCCGACCCGTCATCGTACTTGCCGCTCAACAGCCCGGACCGGAGCGGACTCCAGGTCACCAGGCCGAATCCCAGATCGTCAGCGGCCTGGACCAGTTCATCTTCTACGATCCGGCGGACAAACATGTTGTAGTGGGGCTGTTCGACCATCGGAGGCACCAGTCCCCACGTTTGGGCCAGGCCGTGCGCGCCGGCGATCTGAGCAGCCCGCCACTCGGACGTGCCCCAGTACAAGACCTTGCCCTGATGCACCAGGTCGTCCATTGCCCGCACGCTTTCTTCAAGCGGTGTCTCGGCATCGAAACGATGGCAGAAATACAGGTCGAGGTACTCGGTCCCGAGGCGCTTCAGCG
This window of the Anaerolineales bacterium genome carries:
- a CDS encoding aldo/keto reductase codes for the protein MNYRRMGRTGLKLSEISLGAWITFGEQIDNQTAREVFLKAYDSGVNFFDNADIYAEGRAESVMGEIIRELPRQSLVLSSKVFWQTMPGVNGRGLSRKHIMESCHASLKRLGTEYLDLYFCHRFDAETPLEESVRAMDDLVHQGKVLYWGTSEWRAAQIAGAHGLAQTWGLVPPMVEQPHYNMFVRRIVEDELVQAADDLGFGLVTWSPLRSGLLSGKYDDGSAEGARLSLRKYAWLKGILTQDNFEKTHRLKKVADKLGVSLPQLAIGWLLRRPQITSVITGATRAAQVEDNLLAVDVPAQLTDAVLAEIEDILGNQPRPEA